A stretch of the Capsicum annuum cultivar UCD-10X-F1 chromosome 10, UCD10Xv1.1, whole genome shotgun sequence genome encodes the following:
- the LOC124887739 gene encoding uncharacterized protein LOC124887739: protein MAVLKQLTINVPLVEAPDKIPGYAKFMKDLITKKRVVTYEIKGNIHHCSIISTRTLVQKKPDLGSFTIPYTIGTMEFAKALCDLGSSINLMPLAVYRKLGLGNPTPTNMQLVMATRSVKRSISIFYDMLVKVSNFIFPIDFIILDCEVDFKAPIILGQIFLATRIVLIDLRVNELLFRMNDKVVQFDVCKSMKQHE, encoded by the coding sequence atGGCAGtactcaagcaattgacaataaatgtgccctTGGTTGAGGCACCTGATAAAAttccaggatatgcaaaattcatgaaggaccttataACTAAGAAAAGAGTGGTGACCTATGAAATAAAAGGTAATATCCATCATTGTAGCAttatttctacaaggaccttggtgcagaagaagccaGACCTAGGCTCATTCACTATTCCCTACACAATTGGGACTATGGAATTTgccaaggcattatgtgatctgggatcaagcattaatttgatgccgctagcTGTTTATAGAAAGTTGGGATTGGGAAATCCTACACCCACTAACATGCAACTCGTGATGGCGACTAGGTCAGTAAAGCGATCTATTAGCATTTTTTATGATATGTTGGTGAAGGTGTCCAACTTCATATTCCCTATAGACTTCATTATtctagattgcgaggtggacttcaaGGCGCCTATAATCTTGGGTCAAATTTTCCTCGCAACCAGAATTGTATTAATTGATTTGAGAgttaatgagctcttatttaggatgaatgataAAGTGGTACAGTTTGATGTGtgtaaatcaatgaagcagcatgAATAA